Part of the Zingiber officinale cultivar Zhangliang chromosome 6A, Zo_v1.1, whole genome shotgun sequence genome, GCTGATGTAATAGTCATGCTATATACTCCATGTAGATGCCCAAGAGATAAGTGGATAAGGGATCACCTTACTTGAATCCTCCACCACCACTAAAATATTCataaatatcttcattaattattagGGAGAAAGAAGTAGCGGTGATGCAACTCCTTATCCATGTAATGAATGTTCTAGGGAATCGCAAGTCACTTATGacatcaaaaagaaagtccaagaTTCTTGATCTTTGTAACAAGTGTTGTTGCTCGAATTTATATCATTGTTTTTCTTGAATCCTACCATGATAAGGTACACAAAggatgtaaattttattctcGTCCACTGCGTTTGCAATAATATTTTTTGTTCTCTTATTTTTTACTCATCCACAAATCAAACCCGAAACATTAATCTGGGCATGTTCTTTCCTTCTAACTTGGACTCTGACATGGAGAAGAATGAGGAAGGCCAAACTCATCGCCATGGTTAATCTGGAGCTCCTCTCGTTCTCTCTGCTGCTGCTCGTCGCCGTGCTATTATTATTACCTTCAAACGAAAAGCTTTTCTCAAttctcagtaatgaacttgttgagttattaatgaccTATATATTTTAACAATAAAtgtattataattaattaattaattaattacctaAGGCACCGGCAGCAGAGTCTGCATCTGGATGATCCTTTGCATATTGTTCGAAAATTTGAGCATCCGTCGAATTAGGCGCTAGGTTTAGTAATCCTGCAGTTAATTAAACAAAACAAATTAGTTTAATTATACTTTCATAAATTACTTTTTggtattttctttataaaataaaaaattaaaaaaaaaaaaaaaactcactggGGCAGTCGGAGACGTTGGACTGCACGCTGCACTTGGACGGCAGGCCGAGCGCAAGGGAGGCGTTGATCGTCAGGCCGAGCTGCGGTTCGTTGCGGTCCCTGACGATCATGCAGAGGCACTTGATGCTGTTCGCTGCCACCACCTGCTTCAGCCCGGAGCAGCAGTTCGGCGTCGGCGCCGCCGCCTTACCCTGCACGTACTGTAGGCACGTCTGCACCGCCGGCAGCTGGCTCGAGCACTCCTCCCGGTCGCTCGCGAAGTCAGACCGGGCCGGCGGCGGCTCCACCACCCCCAGGAGCAGCACGACAACCAGCATCCAGTACTTGTAATTCGAGCTAAGGCTTAACGGAGCCATGTTTGATCAAAGATACATGTAAGAGACTTAGAGGGGAGGCGCAGGAGCCGGAGAGGACTGGTGAGCGGAAGGCATatttgtatgtatatatatatataatatataaaagaATTTATTTTCTTTGGTCTTTTTCATTGTTAATGCATGAAAGCTTTGGGCAACTAACACTTCAACAAAGTGGTTGCATTTAAGAGGGTTAAAAGGAAGGACTGTCGCTGGTGATAGACagaagtgaaaaaaaaatttatcaaatgccTTGTAACTGATAGACGAGCGACGGCTCTAAATCCAGAGTGTGAAGTAATTACAGTATTTTTCATAATTGAACGATGGCTTTAAGCCTAGGTCGATAATTGATAGTCGAGCGACGGCTCTAAATCCAAGACAACAGTGGTAGTTGAGCAGTGACTCTGTCACCGAAGATATTgtttgtctagtcagtcggacttacagtctctatcgactagacttgaggggaaaacTTGTGATACGACGATAAAGGGGGGCCACCGAGCGTGGGTCAAAGGCGGAGATAGCAGTcgacatggaggtcaaagtcagagTGGTCAACGCCAGGAAACCAACGGTCTCATCAAAAGTAGGCCGACTGGAGGTTGACTTCAATTGTCGATCGGGCCTGAAGGGTCCGATTGGCCAAAAAGCTCATCCGAGTAGATCGCTTAGTCGGTTGGGCAAAACACAGCCTACTGAACCGAGGTATTACGGAGGAGAGCAGTTGCTGGGATCGACTGGGTAGGGAGTCCCGgtcgagcggctatcccactcGGCCAAAACAGTGGGACCCCTCCCATATCTCGTAATATTCATCTAGGAGGTAATGTCATTGACAACATCGCATAGTCAACAGGTAAATAGTACGATGGAAGTTTCTATTATTATGTCAAAGATTTACGTGCCCTGTTAAAGTATGGTGTTAGagacacttttctgacatgtcttttcatagGACTGTTGAAAAAACGTATCCGTgtcttgaggagcgtgcacgtcaCCTACTATatcactatataaaggggggtccatgtACCGGCGGAGCTATGTGATATCTATTATTTGTGCTTGTGCTCTCGTTGCTGCTAGATTGCTCCGCATTCTTTTTACTGTTcgggtgattgacttgagcgtcgggggACCAATGTCGAGAACCCTTTCCTTGGCCCGGCACTAACGTTTCTTGTGTTGCAGATCGGAATGGAATCTTCACACAGTCAACCAAGGAGTTACATCTCAGCTAGCCTTCTTCATCATTTTTAGATAGGATTATGCCTTCTACTTATAATCGATCGTCGCTCGAATAAGTAACTGCAAAATTATGACTAAATGGCCGAGTTGATCATGAAATCTAAGTCAAACGACCACTCAAtcatgaaattaattaatttcgtGGCAAGGCGATCGTCGACATCGAAATCTGAGCCTGACAACCGTGAAATCATGGTTGAGCTGACGCAAAAATTACGATCGAGTTGCCATTAAAATTGTGACTAATTAAGAGGCTACAGAATCTGGTGACATCATTTCTCCCAAGTGGTTTAGTATTCTCG contains:
- the LOC121993681 gene encoding non-specific lipid transfer protein GPI-anchored 13-like; protein product: MAPLSLSSNYKYWMLVVVLLLGVVEPPPARSDFASDREECSSQLPAVQTCLQYVQGKAAAPTPNCCSGLKQVVAANSIKCLCMIVRDRNEPQLGLTINASLALGLPSKCSVQSNVSDCPRLLNLAPNSTDAQIFEQYAKDHPDADSAAGALGNNNSTATSSSRENERSSRLTMAMSLAFLILLHVRVQVRRKEHAQINVSGLICG